A single Corticium candelabrum chromosome 16, ooCorCand1.1, whole genome shotgun sequence DNA region contains:
- the LOC134192441 gene encoding mutS protein homolog 4-like: MDTPLSDSYLSFPRSVPQKCTVFKDSGNATSGTPVFRGRDAVAAVRRHTRTFGRMESSSSACTPRFSHRKGASRSSSCSYHPFTTPSSHGESSERTSGRTPGSVSTPAAVIPSVVVAIVEGRGLARGEIGMASIDMKRPELVLSQFSDSQSYVKVMTKLQILNPLEVIVPSTVCDSSKSQLLTVLSDHYSDVSVTTVQRKYFNETKGLQYIKQLCVPEYNTVEMEVSSKYYCLAAGAALLKYVEFIQNMVYAAASLKVVFRGSEQTTMIDTTTVKNLEILVNSRDSKSPQCLFGVLNHTKTALGARLLRANLLQPPSDVETISLRLDCVAELIEKEDLYFRIQGVLVRFLDVERALASCVQIPKQETVKTAEHRIANVIDLKHTLELVEPLRDALRDGENSLLVAYEQSLDDPRYKLMIEEIDTVIHAETCHQKGALNKRTQKCFAVKSQINGLLDIARRTYTELVDDIATLVKQLAEQHQLPLRVTYNASRGFFIQMSTSGATADSLPSVFLKIVKSRSTLNFTTEDLIKLNDRVAASLTDIYLISNTVMLEVMCNLRAHIGCLYKLTECVAMLDMLVSFAHACTLSNYIRPEFTDTLALKQARHPILDRISDAMPVANNTYASGDCNFQIITGPNMSGKSTYLKQVVLCQIMAQIGSFVPAEYASFRLTSQIFSRIGSDDDIETNASTFLLEERRCNDMREANYIVQNASNDSLIIVDELGRGTSADEGLGLCHSICEYLLNLKAFTFFATHFLELTNLDALYPNVENYHFEVQRSFNTEGNCENLDYTHVMSKGKTNEKHYGIRLAGVSSMPKTIIDEAKEMSASIAENSRLCQQQSPGSMRERAVFKLASRLIQAARNSRLDEVTLRSYLANLKRQYEIDTSETSPPEE, encoded by the exons ATGGATACGCCTCTCTCCGACTCATATCTTTCATTCCCTCGAAGTGTACCGCAAAAGTGTACTGTTTTCAAGGACAGCGGCAACGCAACCTCCGGCACTCCAGTATTTCGCGGGAGAGATGCGGTAGCTGCCGTTAGAAGGCATACTAGGACGTTTGGTCGTATGGAGTCGTCTTCTTCTGCCTGTACGCCACGATTTAGTCATCGGAAGGGTGCGTCTCGGTCTTCGTCCTGTAGTTATCACCCTTTCACGACGCCCAGTTCGCATGGTGAGTCAAGTGAGAGAACGTCAGGTCGTACACCGGGCAGCGTGTCGACACCGGCTGCTGTGATACCGTCAGTAGTTGTAG CCATCGTTGAAGGCAGAGGCTTGGCTAGAGGAGAAATCGGCATGGCTAGTATTGATATGAAGCGACCAGAGTTGGTCTTATCTCAG TTTTCTGACAGCCAGTCGTACGTCAAAGTCATGACCAAACTTCAGATTCTAAATCCACTCGAG GTTATTGTTCCAAGTACTGTGTGTGACAGCAGCAAATCGCAGTTACTCACCGTACTAAGTGACCACTATTCTGACGTCAGCGTTACTACCGTACAACGCAAGTACTTCAATGAAACTAAGG GTCTGCAGTACATCAAACAACTGTGCGTACCCGAATACAACACAGTAGAAATGGAAGTTTCATCAAA GTACTACTGCTTGGCTGCTGGGGCG GCATTGCTCAAGTACGTCGAGTTTATTCAGAATATGGTTTACGCTGCTGCTTCTCTTAAGGTCGTATTTCGGGGTAGCGAACAAACAACTATGATTG ACACGACGACGGTCAAGAATCTCGAGATTCTGGTGAACAGCAGAGACTCGAAAAGTCCAcagtgtttgtttggtgtGCTAAATCACACGAAAACAGCTTTAGGAG CTCGTCTCTTACGTGCAAATCTGCTGCAACCACCATCCG ATGTGGAAACAATTAGTCTGCGACTAGACTGCGTGGCCG AATTAATAGAAAAAGAA GACTTGTACTTTAGAATCCAAGGCG TTCTGGTTCGCTTTCTTGACGTTGAGCGTGCTTTAGCCTCTTGCGTTCAGATACCCAAGCAGGAGACGGTCAAAACAGCTGAACATCGAATCGCCAACGTAATCGACCTCAAACATACTCTGGAGCTTGTCGAGCCACTGAGAGATGCGTTGCGTGACGGAGAAAACTCACTGTTGGTGGCATATGAGCAG TCTTTAGACGATCCGCGCTACAAGTTGATGATCGAAGAAATAGACACGGTTATTCACGCGGAAACGTGCCATCAGAAAGGCGCCTTGAACAAGAGAACACAAAAATGCTTTGCCGTCAAG TCTCAAATCAacg GTCTTCTGGACATCGCACGTCGCACCTACACTGAACTTGTGGACGACATTGcca CCCTTGTAAAACAGTTAGCCGAGCAGCATCAGCTTCCACTTCGAGTGACGTACAACGCTTCACGAGGATTCTTCATTCAAATGTCGACTAGCGGTGCCACCGCCGATTCGCTTCCCAGCGTATTTCTAAAGATAGTCAAGAGTCGATCAACTCTCAACTTTACAACAGAAGACTTG ATAAAACTGAAtg ACCGTGTTGCTGCGTCTCTGACCGACATATACTTGATATCGAACAC TGTCATGTTGGAGGTGATGTGTAATCTGCGTGCACACATCGGTTGCCTCTACAAACTGACGGAATGTGTGGCGATGCTCGACATGCTCGTGTCGTTCGCACACGCCTGTACTCTTTCAAACTACA TTCGGCCCGAGTTTACGGACACGCTAGCGCTGAAACAGGCGAGACATCCTATTTTGGACAGAATATCGGACGCAATGCCAGTGGCGAATAACACG TACGCATCAGGAGACTGCAATTTTCAAATCATAACCGGTCCTAACATG agtGGGAAGTCTACTTACTTGAAGCAGGTCGTCTTGTGTCAGATCATGGCGCAGATCGGCTCGTTTGTACCGGCCGAGTACGCTTCGTTTCGTCTCACGTCTCAAATCTTTTCACGAATCGGTAGCGACGACGACATCGAAACGAACGCGTCGACGTTCTTGTTAGAGGAAAGAAGATGCAATGAT ATGAGAGAAGCCAACTACATTGTTCAG AACGCGTCAAATGATTCGTTGATTATTGTCGATGAGTTGGGACGAG GAACGAGCGCTGATGAGGGTCTCGGGTTGTGCCACTCTATATGTGAATATCTGCTCAACTTAAAG GCCTTTACTTTCTTTGCCACTCATTTCCTTGAATTGACTAATCTCGATGCTCTCTACCCGAATGTCGAAAA CTATCATTTTGAAGTGCAG CGATCATTCAATACTGAAGGAAACTGCGAGAACCTAGACTACACACACGTCATGTCGAAAGGAAAAACCAACGAAAAACACTACG GAATACGATTGGCTGGAGTATCATCTATGCCAAAAACTATCATTGATGAAGCAAAAGAAATGTCAGCTAGTATCGCTGAGAACAGCAGG CTTTGTCAACAACAAAGTCCTGGTTCGATGAGAGAACGAGCAGTCTTCAAACTTGCGAGTCGTCTCATTCAGGCGGCGAGGAACTCGCGTCTGGACGAGGTAACGTTACGCTCTTACCTCGCCAATCTAAAACGGCAGTACGAAATCGACACATCGGAAACGAGTCCACCCGAAGAATAA
- the LOC134191880 gene encoding ARL14 effector protein-like isoform X1, which yields MDDEHMQAAKIRRENRSRSFDSGTIRHSVDANLTALHSEQTTSSLRPSRRTNKRAFSESGLSGKKLGSVQGRRREIDLLRFHSPGPRLLADFNPETSDRELRKLKRLTTLDSELASGRRRRGVTVYDAKGRLLVNGKDICDCQVLHCLGCHYHCTNCGSRKCGIECRCERKWIYETEVEVERIPDDWWDAHKS from the exons ATGGACGACGAACACATGCAAGCAGCGAAGATTCGTCGCGAGAACCGCTCGCGATCGTTTGATTCTGGCACCATACGACATTCAGTCGACGCCAACTTAACAGCACTACATTCTGAACAAACGACGTCGTCGCTCAGACCAAGtagacggacaaacaagcGAGCGTTTTCGGAAAGCGGCCTATCCGGCAAG AAATTGGGTTCTGTACAGGGTAGAAGGAGAGAGATTGATCTTCTGCGCTTTCATAGTCCCGGACCAAGATTGTTGGCGGATTTTAATCCTGAGACAAGTGATAGAGAACTAAGGAAGTTGAAGAGACTAACGACGCTTGACAGTGAGCT GGCTAGTGGACGTAGGCGACGTGGAGTGACAGTTTATGATGCAAAGGGCCGCTTACTGGTCAATGGAAAGGATATCTGCGATTGTCAAGTGTTACATTGTTTGGGATGTCACTATCATTGTACTAACTGTGGATCAAGGAAATGTGGCATCGAGTGTCGATGTGAACGTAAATGGATATACGAAACAGAAGTTGAGGTAGAAAGGATACCCGATGACTGGTGGGACGCACACAAAAGCTAA
- the LOC134191880 gene encoding uncharacterized protein LOC134191880 isoform X2 gives MDDEHMQAAKIRRENRSRSFDSGTIRHSVDANLTALHSEQTTSSLRPSRRTNKRAFSESGLSGKKLGSVQGRRREIDLLRFHSPGPRLLADFNPETSDRELRKLKRLTTLDRLVDVGDVE, from the exons ATGGACGACGAACACATGCAAGCAGCGAAGATTCGTCGCGAGAACCGCTCGCGATCGTTTGATTCTGGCACCATACGACATTCAGTCGACGCCAACTTAACAGCACTACATTCTGAACAAACGACGTCGTCGCTCAGACCAAGtagacggacaaacaagcGAGCGTTTTCGGAAAGCGGCCTATCCGGCAAG AAATTGGGTTCTGTACAGGGTAGAAGGAGAGAGATTGATCTTCTGCGCTTTCATAGTCCCGGACCAAGATTGTTGGCGGATTTTAATCCTGAGACAAGTGATAGAGAACTAAGGAAGTTGAAGAGACTAACGACGCTTGACA GGCTAGTGGACGTAGGCGACGTGGAGTGA